ACGAGGTCCGCGACGCGTTGGCGGAGATGGCGCGGGAGTATCGGAACACTCCGATGCTGGCCCGCACCCACGGCCAGCCCGCGACGCCGACCACGTTCGGCAAGGAGATGGCCGTCTACGCCTCCCGGCTGGCCCGCGCGACGGGTCGCATCCGGCGGGCGACCGACGACCTGCGGGGGAAACTCGGCGGCGCGTCCGGAACCTACGCGGCCCATCACGCGGCCTACCCCGAGGTCGACTGGCCGGCGTTCGCGCGGGAGTTCGTCGAGGACGGTCTCGACCTCGGGTTCGAGCCCCTCACGACGCAGGTCAATCCCTGTGACGACCTCGCGACGCTGTTCGACGCCTTCCGCGGGGCCAACGACGTCCTGCTGGATCTGGATCTGGACATCTGGCTCTACGTCTCCGACCGCTACCTCGGCCAGGAGGCCGTCGAGGGCGAGACGGGCTCGTCGACGATGCCCCACAAGGTCAACCCGATCGACTTCGAGAACAGCGAGGGCAACCTCTCGAAGGCCAACTCGGACCTCACCTTCCTCGCCGACTACGTCACCACCTCGCGGCTCCAGCGGGACCTCTCGGACTCGACGGTGAAACGCAACATCGGCGCCGCCTTCGCCCACTGCCTGATCGGCTACACCAAGGCCGCCGCCGGCCTCGAGAAGGTCGTCCCCACCGAACAGGTCATGCGCGAAGAGCTCGAGTCGACCCCCGAGATCATCGGCGAAGCGGTTCAAACGATCCTCCGCCGAGAGGGCCAAGCGGACGCCTACGAGCGCGTCAAGGCCGTCACGCGGGGCAAGGACGTCACGATCGAGGACTTCCGCGAGATGTTCGACGACCTCGACGTCGACGAGGACGTCCGCGAGGAGCTGCTGGCCCTGACGCCGACGGACTACGTCGGCGTCGCCGACGGGCTGGTCGACGACCTCGAGTAACGAGGGTCGCCCACCGGGACCCACCCGACGTGTCAGTACCTATTTCTATCCGTAGTGGGTAGGGTCGACCGTGTCCTCGAGTCGATCGATCGCCGGGGCGGTTCCGGCGCGCGTCCGCGCCGTCGCCCTCTGTCTCGCCCTCGCCGTTGGCGGCTGGCTGACCGGCTACGCCGCGACGCTCGGCGTCCAGGGACAGGTGTTCGCGCTCGGCTACGAGGCCGAGGCGATCGTCCAGATCTCCACCTCGATCGCGTTCAACGTCGTCGGGGCCGGCGGCCTCGCGCTGACGTACCTGATCGTTCGCCGCAACGGATTCGACCGCGAGTTCACCCGCGCGTTCCTTCGACTTCGGAACCCCACGATCTGGGATCTGGCGTGGATCGTCCTCGGTCTGGTCGGGGCGTTTATCGTCGTCGTCGGCTACCACGGCCTCGTCGAGTACGTCGATCCGTTCGGCACGGGCGGCGAGGGCGAGACCCACTCGAGCATCGAGCAGAACCGCAACCATCCGGTGCTGTTTCTGGTCGGCATTCCGATCGCGATCCTCCTGACCGGGCCCGGCGAGGAACTGCTCTACCGCGGCGTCGTCCAGTCGCGGCTGGGCGAGGCGTTCCCGACGCTGCTCGCCGTTCCCCTGTCCGCGCTCGTCTTCGCCACCGTCCACCTCCCCGTCTACATGGGCGAGGAGTTCGGGGCCGTCCTCGTGAGCCTCGGAACGGTGCTGGTGCTGGGGCTCTACCTCGGCACGCTGTACGAACTCTCCGGCAGCCTGCTCGTTCCGGCGCTGATCCACGGCTGCTACAACGCGGTCGTCTACCTCTCGAACTACCTGACGTACGCCTGAGATCGGACGCCAGGACCGAGAAGTTCGGGTCGTCCTCAGCGATTTCGATTCCTTGTAACTCGAGTCCGGGGTCGAAGATCAAATTCCGTTGCGCTCGACGACTCGAGTCCTGCTGCGGCCAATATCGATTCCCGCTGCCGCCGACCCGCTCACGGCGGCGCGCCGTCCGTGCGTCCTTACCGTTCGTCGGCGGGTTCCTCGCGAGACGGCTCGGCGTCGCCGTCCCCGTCGTCGGCCGCGTCGGCGTCCCACTGCCAGCCGCCGACGGTCCAGTTCTCGTCGTCTCCGACGATGTCGATCTCGTCCCGGCCCGAATCGTCGTCGCCGTCCTGCTCGAGGACGGCCCCCGTCTCGTCCGCCCACGACCGTTCCTCGCGGTCTGTCGACCGTCCGGCAGATTCGTCTCCGCCGTTCCAGATCGCGGCGGACGGCGATCGGTCCGATTCGGTCTCCCAGCCGCCGCTCGAGCGACCGGTCGCCGACCCTGCAGTCGACTCGCCGACCGCGCCAGCGCCGAACAGGCGCTCGTCGACATCGAACCGAAGTCGCGCGACGGCCCCGATCGCGACGGTCGCCAGCCCCATCGCCACCAGCGCGCCGAACACGGGAACGAGTTGGCTTGCGCCGAGGACGACGGCGCCGCCGACGACCGCCGGAACGAGCGACGCCGAGTCGCTGCGCCGTCGAGCGAGTCGGTCGCCGATCGCGACGGCCCCGAGACAGCTACCGACGACCACGGCGATTCCCCAGACGAACAGTCCTGGCGCTGCGACGACCGCTGTCAGCGCAGAGACCGCCGGGTGTTCGACCGTCATCGACAGAATCAGCGGCAGCGTCACGACGACGAGCAGTCCGAACAGGCCGAGAAATCCGGCGGCGAACGAGAGATCCGGCCGCTCGGCGATGTCGTCGCCGACCGTTCGCGTAACCGACGAGGCGGCGGCCAGGAGAACGACGCCGACGAGGAGCGCGACGATCGTTGTCCCGAGCGGGAGCCAGAACGGGCGCGGAACGACGGCGCCGACACTCGAGGCGGCGAGGGAAGTCGTCCCGTTCGGGCCGACGGCGGCGAGGGCGGGCGGAGCGAACGCGGTTTCGGGGGCGACGGCGAGGGGAGACACGTGCGTATACGGATAGGTGTGGCAGTATCGACAAAAAACGCCCGATCGGATCGGTCTCGGTTTCACTCGGCCGGAGCCGCTTCTCGCGTCCCGGTCGCTCCCCGGCTGGCTACGCGACGAGCGTCCGGAGTGTCTCCTCGAGCGCTCGCGACGCCGTCCGCACGGCGTCGACGCGGACGTACTCCTGCGGGGCGTGGGCGACCGCGCCCTCGTCGTCCGCGAGCACGCCGGGACCGAAGACGACCGTCGGCGCGTCGGCCGCGAAGTAGGAGGCCTCGGTCGCGGCGGTGAACGGGCGCACCTCGCCCCCGGACGCGTCCGCGAGGACGTCGACGATCTCGGCGTCAGGGTCAGTGTCCCAGGCCTCGAGGAACGGCGTCGGCCGGTCGGTAAAGCGGAACTCGACGCCGACGTCGTCGGGAACGGCCGCCTCCAACTGGTCGGTCAGCGCAGCGTGGAACTCGTCGGCCGTCTCCGGGGGCACGCTGCGGCGATCGATTGTCAGCGCGCAGTCGGCCGGCACCTGGTTCGTGGCCTCGCCGCCCTCGACGACGGTCGGCGTTAGCGTCGCGGCGCCGAGTTGGGGGTGCTCGGGCGGCGCGTCGTCGCGCTCGCCGAAAGTACGAATCGCCGCGAGGACGGACTCGAGGGCCGCGACCGCGTTGGTGCCGGTCTCCGGTTCCGCGGCGTGGGCGTTGGCTCCCGTCAGGTGGATCGTTCCCTGAAACCGGCCCTTCGCGGCCGTACAGACGTCAAGATCGGTCGGCTCGCCGACGATCACGGCGTCGGCGTCGCGCGTCGGCGAGTCCTCGCCCGTCACGAGTTCGTAGGCGCCCGTCGAGAGCACCTCCTCGTCCGGCGTGATCGCGAGCGTGACCTGGCCCTCGGTCGGGTCGACGGCGAAAAACGCCGCGAGCAACGCGGCGAGGGGCCCCTTCGCGTCGCAGGAGCCGCGGCCGCGGATCACGTCGCTCCCGCCGGCTTCGTCCCCGCTCTCGTCGCGCTCGAACGGGACGTGCGGCGAGACGGTGTCGATGTGCGTGTTCAGCACGACGTGCGTCTCGGCGTTGGCCGATCCGCGGGTCGCCAGCACGTTGCCGCCGTCGTCGATCCGAGGAGAGACGCCGCGGCTCTCGAGCGTCTCGCAGAGGAACTCGCGCATCGGACCGACGTCCTCGTGAGAGTCGTGCTGAACGGCCGTCTCGAGGAACTCGACGGGGTCGAAACCGGCGAACGCAGCGTCTTCGACCGCCGTCGAGCCGTCGTCCCCGCTCACAGTTCCGTCGGCGATCGGACGGTCACTTCGCCGTCAAACTCGTGTTCGACGGGGCCGGCGAGCGTCGCGTTCCCGCGGTCGTTGAAACTCACGCGCAGATTGCCGCCCGGCGGATGGACGTCGACCGGGTCGGCGTCGGTGTGGCCGAGTCGGCGCGCGACGACGGCGATGGCGACCGCGCCGGTGCCACAGGAGTCGGTCTCGCCTTCCACGCCGCGCTCGTAGGTTCGCTGGTCGAAGCCGCCCTCGCCGTCGGAGCTGGCGAGCGTGACGTTCGTTCCGACGGGAAACGCGTCGGCATAGCGGACCGGCGGCGCGACCGTCTCGAGGTCGACGTTGTCGACATCGTCGACGAACGCGACGGCGTGGGGGACGCCGGTGTTGACCATCGTCACCTCGAGGCCCTCGATTTCCTCCTCGAAGACCTGCTCGTCGGCTCGGACGGGTACCTCGTCGGGGTCGAACGTGGGCGTGCCCATCTCGATGGTGATCCCCTCGTCCGTGCGGTCCGCGCGGAGGGTCCCCGCCTGCGTGTCGATCATGACGCTGTCGGAGTCGGTCTCCGCCATGGCCCAGTCGGCGGCACAGCGCGCGCCGTTGCCGCACATCGGAGCCGTCGCGCCGTCGGGCTGGACCAGCGTCATGATGACCCGCGGCGGGTGGAACCGCTCCTCCAGGGCGAGATAGAGGATGCCGTCGGCACCGACGCCGTCGTCGCGGTCGCACTCGCGTTCGGCGAGCGCGCCTCGATCGGGGACGTATTCGTCCGCTTGAATGATTAGAAAGTCGTTGCCGGTGCCGTGGTACTTCTGGAATGGGACGCTCATCGTGCTATCGTATATCGTGGTCGTTATGTGCTTCTCGGTTGGTATCCGCGTTCCGATTCCGACTCGGGTTTTCGATTGTCGGATCGGCCGCGTTCGTCTCGACTCGCGTTACGTCGTCGAACGTCTCGCGTCGGCGGGCGAGTCGGACCGCGTCGTCGCCGTCGCCGTCGATGACGACCGACGCGGGCCGGGGCCGGGAGTTGTACTGGTTGGCCATCTCGTAGCCGTAGGCCCCCGCGTTGCCGATCGCGAGCACGTCCGCGCGTCTGCTGGCCGGTAGTTCGCGGTCGGAACAGAAAACGTCGCCGCTCTCGCAGATGGGGCCAGCGATCGTCTGCGGGACCGTCTCGCGGCCGCTATCGGACGGTTCGTCGGTTTCGGCCTCGATGTCGGCGGTCAGATTCCGAATCGGATGGTAGGCGTCGTACATCGCGGGTCGCAGGAGCGTCGTCATCCCGGCGTCGACGCCGACCGCGAGGGTGTCGCGAGCCTCCTTGACGGTGTTGACCTCGGTCAGCAGGACGCCCGCGTCTGCGACGAAGTAGCGGCCGGGTTCGATTGTCAGCCGCGCGTCGACCTCGCCCAGCGCCTCGCGGGTCGCCTCTGCGACGGCCTCGAGGTCCAGCGGCGCCTCGTCCTCGCGGTAGGGGACGCCGAAGCCGCCGCCGACG
Above is a genomic segment from Haloterrigena salifodinae containing:
- a CDS encoding M20 family metallopeptidase, which encodes MSGDDGSTAVEDAAFAGFDPVEFLETAVQHDSHEDVGPMREFLCETLESRGVSPRIDDGGNVLATRGSANAETHVVLNTHIDTVSPHVPFERDESGDEAGGSDVIRGRGSCDAKGPLAALLAAFFAVDPTEGQVTLAITPDEEVLSTGAYELVTGEDSPTRDADAVIVGEPTDLDVCTAAKGRFQGTIHLTGANAHAAEPETGTNAVAALESVLAAIRTFGERDDAPPEHPQLGAATLTPTVVEGGEATNQVPADCALTIDRRSVPPETADEFHAALTDQLEAAVPDDVGVEFRFTDRPTPFLEAWDTDPDAEIVDVLADASGGEVRPFTAATEASYFAADAPTVVFGPGVLADDEGAVAHAPQEYVRVDAVRTASRALEETLRTLVA
- a CDS encoding CPBP family intramembrane glutamic endopeptidase — its product is MSSSRSIAGAVPARVRAVALCLALAVGGWLTGYAATLGVQGQVFALGYEAEAIVQISTSIAFNVVGAGGLALTYLIVRRNGFDREFTRAFLRLRNPTIWDLAWIVLGLVGAFIVVVGYHGLVEYVDPFGTGGEGETHSSIEQNRNHPVLFLVGIPIAILLTGPGEELLYRGVVQSRLGEAFPTLLAVPLSALVFATVHLPVYMGEEFGAVLVSLGTVLVLGLYLGTLYELSGSLLVPALIHGCYNAVVYLSNYLTYA
- the purB gene encoding adenylosuccinate lyase — its product is MTDTDALYAVSPLDGRYSSRTAPLSPYASEAALMRARVRVEVEYLIALADLEATPLEFDLEEREHLRGLYKHFAEEDARLIKKLETEGHGEFEATNHDVKAVEYFVRHELPADSDASAWIHFGLTSEDVNNLAHRLLVRDAVDEVLLPELYEVRDALAEMAREYRNTPMLARTHGQPATPTTFGKEMAVYASRLARATGRIRRATDDLRGKLGGASGTYAAHHAAYPEVDWPAFAREFVEDGLDLGFEPLTTQVNPCDDLATLFDAFRGANDVLLDLDLDIWLYVSDRYLGQEAVEGETGSSTMPHKVNPIDFENSEGNLSKANSDLTFLADYVTTSRLQRDLSDSTVKRNIGAAFAHCLIGYTKAAAGLEKVVPTEQVMREELESTPEIIGEAVQTILRREGQADAYERVKAVTRGKDVTIEDFREMFDDLDVDEDVREELLALTPTDYVGVADGLVDDLE
- the dapF gene encoding diaminopimelate epimerase; the protein is MSVPFQKYHGTGNDFLIIQADEYVPDRGALAERECDRDDGVGADGILYLALEERFHPPRVIMTLVQPDGATAPMCGNGARCAADWAMAETDSDSVMIDTQAGTLRADRTDEGITIEMGTPTFDPDEVPVRADEQVFEEEIEGLEVTMVNTGVPHAVAFVDDVDNVDLETVAPPVRYADAFPVGTNVTLASSDGEGGFDQRTYERGVEGETDSCGTGAVAIAVVARRLGHTDADPVDVHPPGGNLRVSFNDRGNATLAGPVEHEFDGEVTVRSPTEL